The Neofelis nebulosa isolate mNeoNeb1 chromosome 1, mNeoNeb1.pri, whole genome shotgun sequence sequence CGTGCCCGCTTCCGTACCTTACAGACCTTCATACCCTTCAGCTACACTAATTACTcattacaaaggaaaagaaatcacgGCCACGAAGTCCAGTTTACGCTCCAACAAAAAACTGTCacttcagagatttaaaaaaaaacaaaaacactgttcAGTTACTGTTAATGGCATAAAAACTGGCCTTTAATTATGacagataaaaaaatcaatacatcaCATGTTttagaaattccattttattgtaatgtttttgaaatgatgGAATGAAAGAAGCCAAGTTAGGGTTAGTTCTGAACAAAACACATCCAATTCTGAAGAAAAACACCTGACAGGCTTAAGTGTCCGAAACAAGTAACTGTCTCAACAGCAACAGCGTTCGGATGGGGCTCTCTCTCCAGGCCCGAGGGCCAAGTGCGCTCCCGCGGACACATCAACCCCCAGTCCCGGAGAGAGGAGCACGGGTTACAGTTTTCTCTCTGCCACAGTCAGTGTGCCTGTCTGGAAGCGTGAGCTAAAAAAGGCCCGAGACCCCGGAAACTCCTCCCGCATCGTACACGTCGACGGACAGTTCTCACCTGCTACCTGGTGGAGCTCAGAGGCCAACGCGGTCCCAATGCCCCGGATGAATCTCAACCGTCCCTTCTGCCCACTGGCTGTGGCCATGGCGGCCCAGGCCGCACCGCCTGCTGCCCATACACAATCAGTCCCCATCCCTTTCTCTCACTGGCCCTTCGGAAGGCTGGGGCAGTCACCTGGCATCTGGCCTGACATCCATCCCACACATTCACGGCCAGAACAGCACTAATGAGGACacttcaagaaaagcaaattagCCTCCACGTTCCTGCAATtcacaggcaggcaggcagccacCGTCCGGGAGCCTAAAGCCGTAACACACGCACGCGGAGAACTCGATGGGCTCACAGAACACGCTAAGAACACGCAACACCATGGCCAGGGAGAAAGGACAGGGCCAAGAGCAGTAAGAGTGCAGCCTGTGTGTCCCGTCTATGTGGGCAGCTCCTAAGCTGTGCTGTCACGAGGCCCTGCATCTCTGACCTTTCCGCGACGTTAAAATGGTAACGTTTCCCTTAACTGTCCAAGGAAATCTAGTGACTCAACATTTGCAGTTTTAAGGCCAAAAGGACTGACATGCTCTTGCCATCAATGCTGGCTCCGCCTCCGGAGAGAGACGCTGCCTGGCAAGAGACATCGGCTCTGGGCGAAGGACGAGTCCAGAATTTTTCTCTTAACTCTGACACTTAGGAGCCACACAGCCCGGCATAGTTACTTACCAGTTCTCTCACCTGTAAAATCAGTGTGATAAAACCTGAACTAAACAAATCTGTAACTTTATTTCCTGGAGGCGTTCTCTGGGCCACGCCTAGGACAGGCACACACAGCTCTCCGGCAGCAAACAGTGAACAGCCTTCCCAATTTCACTTAGTCTAAGAACCTTTATTTCCCCCCCCAGAGCAGATATTTACCATCTCCTAAAATTAGCACTCCCAGTGCAGCCTGAAAGACATCACACCAAATTACTTCTCACGCTGTTTCTGcctatagttttttcttttttcttttataacagcCCGAGTAGAACTTTTTATCCctcaagaaaaaaagcaatatggACTTTTGAGAGCCTATGgtgtttttcacatatttaataaaCCTTTACTCACATGTTAACTCTTTTTCAacaatatgtagattttttttttttttagtttttaatcccATTAAAACACAGACTCCCTGAAAGCAAGTAATTTTTGTCTATCTTCACTGGCTTATCCCCAACACCTATAATGTGCTAAATGCCAGTAGCTGAAGGAGTCATTATAGCATCATTAAACAAGAATTCTACTCAAATGAAAATCAAGAATGATACTTACTCAAAAACTTCTAAAGGCACAGTAATGTCATGAAGCTGCTGCCTGCACTTATCAATATCCTGTAAGCCAGTAACGATAAAAttcctgggggaaaaaacaaaagtgggCCATGTGGTTAATTCACATGACAGCAGGAACACCACCCAGGCGGCCAACTAGAACTCCACAGGGGACAGAGTTCCTTACCCCAACAAGGCGCATGGCTCTGTTTAGCTACAGAATTCCTAGAAAAGCTCTGGAGTTGGAGAATACCCTCAGGTATctgactttcttccttttttcatgtatttatttttgagagagagagagagagtgagcgcacgcaggggaggggcaaaaagggaggggacagaggatctgaagcaggctctgtgcagacagcacagagccagatgtgaggctcgaactcatgaacagcgagatcatgacctgagctgaagccagacgcttaaccactgagtcacccaggcaacccttgACTTTCTTTGCTAAAGTAGAAACaaccaatgggggggggggggggcggggaagaaacCAACccttttgagaatctgatgaaaactATCAAtcttctctcaaaaacaattacCCTGACTTCCACCTGGTTTTGTGTGCAATTTCAGAACACGGGGCAGCGGACTCCCACTTAAGAACCCATCCTCCGAgtctggggaaaagaaaaccatCCCTGGCTGGTTCAATCTCAGCCTCCTTTTGGAGGCTTCAGAGATCACCAGGCTAGTCCCCCTGCACTGGGTTTGTAACGCTGGGTTGTAATTATGTTGGATGTCTGTACCCCCTATAAAGCCGAGCTCTTCATCAGGACATTCTGTTCGCGTATTTGCCTCTTGTTCATCCCAGGGCCTAATACCATGGCCAGCACGGAGCTGTTGCCAAAAAAGTTAATAAACGGTCTGCAACCTTCCTCACCACCTCCCCCATCCAACTCCTCCACATTCAGGCCTCCGCAGCAAGTGGTTTTAGATCCCTCTCCTTCCGGGGCTCAATCCGGTGCACTGCCCCGTGAAGTCCGCCTCCCCTCTGGGGACGGGGACAGAACTCCCCAGGAGGGcccaggagaaaaggaaggagtcaCACGCGCTCGAGGACAGGCTTTGATTATCAGGCCCAGAAACTGCAGTCGGCCCATGGTGACGTCTCCAAATGGGCCCCCAAGAAAAGGTTGCAGCAAAGCAGagcgggagggaggagggccGGCAAGAGGCGGCGGCGAGCCCGCCCCGGGCGCTCAGCCTGGAGCCAGACCAGGCCCAGACGACGGCGGAGAGGGGCGGCTCCCGGCCAGGCCCCGGCTCCCCCGCGGCCCGGCTCCCCGGCTCCCCGGCGCGACTCCCGGCAGACGCCGCCCCGCCAGCCCCGGCAGACGCCCGCGGACTCGGGCCGCCACTCACAGCTTCTGGTTGAGCCCGGCCTGGCTGCTGGGCTGGAAGTCGCTGACGATGATGCCGAGCTGCCGGATGTTCTCCACGAACTTCTCCAGGTGCTCCTCGAGGTGGTCGAACTTCTCCGCCATGGCCCCACAACAAACACCGCCCCGCGCGTGGTCCTGCTCCGCCGCTTCCTGCTTCCGCCCGAGCCCGCCGCCACTTCCGTTTCCTCCAGCGGCAGGAGGCGGGGTCTGAGGGGGCTACCCGCGCGGCCGGGGGGGCGGGACCTAGGCTGTGGGCGGGACGAGCGTTGGGGGGCGGAGCTCGAGCGCTGGGCGGGACGGAAGCCAGCTCAGCCCcgccccagcagccccagcagccccGAGCCGCCCAGGTGAGCGGGATCCTTCCAGCTAAACCGGGTCCCCAGGTGTTGTCAGTCCTCAGGACTGCCCTGTTGCTCTGAGGCCCGCCAGGAGCTAGCCCTGGGGACCTGCGACACCTCCTTCTGCCTCCCCTAGCCCTGCGCAAGCTAGCCTCTGAGCCTTCGTTCTCGTCCATCAACTTGGAATATTGAGTGCAGACAGCTGCTTGAGATTAGACTGGTTTAAGACCCTGAGCGCAACAGGCAGTGCTTGGAAACAGTAGCTTATCCCCACGAGGAAAatgacttttgttttctgaatataCAAATTACTCAttgcaaataattaaaacaatacaggaaaaaatataatgaagaaagagggaaagacacCTGAAATCCTGCACCCTGACATAACCATCTTTAAGATCTCGGATACCACTCACTCCTGCATTTCTTTATTTGCAGAGTCCagcaggcaccccacccccccacccc is a genomic window containing:
- the MED10 gene encoding mediator of RNA polymerase II transcription subunit 10 isoform X2; translation: MAEKFDHLEEHLEKFVENIRQLGIIVSDFQPSSQAGLNQKLNFIVTGLQDIDKCRQQLHDITVPLEVFEYIDQGRNPQLYTKECLERALARNEQVKGKIDTMKEPSGRA
- the MED10 gene encoding mediator of RNA polymerase II transcription subunit 10 isoform X1 — translated: MAEKFDHLEEHLEKFVENIRQLGIIVSDFQPSSQAGLNQKLNFIVTGLQDIDKCRQQLHDITVPLEVFEYIDQGRNPQLYTKECLERALARNEQVKGKIDTMKKFKSLLIQELSKVFPEDMAKYRSIRGEDHPPS